One genomic segment of Protaetiibacter intestinalis includes these proteins:
- a CDS encoding CinA family protein: MSVRPLAVRIVEALTARGERLAVAESLTGGMLTAALVDVPGASAVLSGGVVAYATPLKAQLLGVDAGLLAERGPVDAEVARQMAAGVRERLAIDGRSAEYGLSTTGVAGPDPQDGHPPGTVWIGVSSAAGEAASGLLVVGDRAAVREASVDAALGSLAAALGLEVAE, from the coding sequence ATGAGCGTGCGGCCGCTCGCAGTGCGCATCGTGGAGGCGCTCACGGCGCGCGGCGAACGCCTCGCCGTCGCGGAGTCGCTCACGGGCGGGATGCTGACCGCCGCCCTCGTCGACGTGCCGGGCGCCTCGGCCGTGCTCTCGGGCGGCGTGGTCGCCTACGCGACCCCGCTCAAGGCGCAGCTGCTCGGCGTGGACGCGGGACTGCTCGCCGAACGCGGTCCCGTGGATGCCGAGGTCGCCCGTCAGATGGCCGCGGGAGTGCGCGAGCGGCTCGCGATCGACGGGCGATCGGCCGAGTACGGTCTCTCGACGACGGGGGTCGCGGGGCCCGACCCGCAGGACGGCCACCCGCCCGGCACCGTCTGGATCGGCGTCTCGTCGGCGGCCGGAGAGGCCGCATCCGGCCTGCTCGTCGTGGGCGACCGGGCCGCGGTGCGGGAGGCGAGCGTCGACGCGGCGCTCGGTTCGCTCGCGGCGGCGCTCGGACTCGAGGTCGCGGAATAG
- a CDS encoding helix-turn-helix domain-containing protein yields MVLVRQELGDVLRDFRLRKAMTLRQVAGRASVALGYLSEVERGQKEASSEILASVAEALDIPISVIMREVGDRLAVLEGVSSVPDTLPDELVAEFDADLAIR; encoded by the coding sequence ATGGTTCTGGTCCGTCAGGAACTCGGCGATGTCCTCCGCGACTTCCGTCTCCGGAAGGCGATGACCCTGCGCCAGGTCGCGGGGCGCGCGAGCGTGGCACTCGGCTACCTGAGCGAGGTGGAGCGCGGCCAGAAGGAGGCCAGCTCCGAGATCCTCGCCTCCGTCGCCGAGGCGCTCGACATCCCCATCTCCGTCATCATGCGAGAGGTCGGCGACCGTCTCGCGGTGCTCGAGGGCGTGAGCTCCGTGCCCGACACCCTCCCCGACGAGCTCGTCGCGGAGTTCGACGCGGATCTCGCGATCCGCTGA
- the pgsA gene encoding CDP-diacylglycerol--glycerol-3-phosphate 3-phosphatidyltransferase: MRGRVVSAGETPASMGNIANIITVVRILLAPVFVWLMVLDGGELGVWRWVAAALFILSITTDSVDGFLARSRNLVTDFGKLVDPIADKILVGAALVALSLLGELWWWVTIVILVREFGITIFRFLMLRDHVIAAGFLGKLKTVVQAVAVSFALTPLWTVLGDWVLWVNWTLMAAALVLTVVSGAQYLWAAWRVSRTR, encoded by the coding sequence ATGCGCGGCCGTGTCGTGAGCGCGGGGGAGACCCCCGCCAGCATGGGCAACATCGCCAACATCATCACGGTCGTGCGCATCCTGCTCGCGCCGGTGTTCGTGTGGCTCATGGTGCTCGACGGCGGGGAGCTGGGCGTCTGGCGCTGGGTCGCGGCGGCGCTGTTCATCCTCTCGATCACGACCGACTCGGTCGACGGCTTCCTCGCCCGCAGCCGCAACCTCGTGACCGACTTCGGCAAGCTCGTCGATCCGATCGCCGACAAGATCCTCGTCGGGGCGGCGCTCGTGGCGCTGTCGCTGCTCGGCGAGCTGTGGTGGTGGGTGACGATCGTCATCCTCGTGCGCGAGTTCGGCATCACGATCTTCCGCTTCCTCATGCTGCGCGACCACGTGATCGCGGCGGGCTTCCTCGGCAAGCTCAAGACGGTCGTGCAGGCCGTCGCCGTCTCCTTCGCCCTCACGCCGCTGTGGACGGTGCTCGGCGACTGGGTGCTCTGGGTGAACTGGACGCTCATGGCCGCAGCCCTCGTGCTCACCGTGGTGAGCGGGGCGCAGTACCTGTGGGCGGCCTGGCGGGTGAGCCGGACCCGATGA
- a CDS encoding DUF3046 domain-containing protein — MKASEFQRAVDGEFGPGFARVLVRDTVLVELGNRTPAAALADGVPAGEVWIALCRAQDVPRERWHGAGLPQPKR; from the coding sequence ATGAAGGCGAGCGAGTTCCAGCGCGCGGTCGACGGCGAGTTCGGCCCGGGCTTCGCGCGTGTCCTCGTGCGCGACACCGTGCTCGTCGAGCTCGGCAACCGCACCCCCGCGGCCGCGCTCGCGGACGGCGTCCCCGCCGGCGAGGTGTGGATCGCGCTGTGCCGCGCACAGGACGTGCCGCGTGAACGCTGGCACGGCGCGGGCCTCCCACAGCCGAAGCGCTGA